One genomic window of Microbacterium sp. BH-3-3-3 includes the following:
- a CDS encoding nuclear transport factor 2 family protein, translating to MGLNTESDFDTSPAPRDVVRRQYLASAAGDLTALRATMAPDVEWTEMAGFPLAGTYRTPEGVTSNVMEILGRDWDGWAAHDDTYVVDGENVVVLARYTATNKATGKDLDVRVAHHFVVRGGLIVRFEQFVDTAKVAEALTV from the coding sequence ATGGGGCTGAACACCGAATCCGATTTCGACACCTCGCCGGCGCCTCGCGACGTCGTGCGTCGTCAGTATCTCGCGTCGGCGGCGGGCGACCTCACGGCGCTGCGCGCCACGATGGCCCCCGACGTCGAGTGGACCGAGATGGCGGGGTTCCCGCTCGCCGGAACCTACCGCACTCCCGAGGGCGTCACCTCGAACGTGATGGAGATCCTCGGCCGGGACTGGGACGGCTGGGCCGCCCACGACGACACCTACGTCGTCGACGGTGAGAACGTCGTCGTGCTGGCTCGTTACACCGCCACCAACAAGGCCACGGGCAAAGACCTCGACGTGCGTGTCGCTCACCACTTCGTGGTGCGCGGTGGACTGATCGTGCGTTTCGAACAGTTCGTGGACACGGCGAAAGTCGCCGAAGCTCTCACCGTCTGA
- a CDS encoding MBL fold metallo-hydrolase produces MSLTFEVLDLDFPVGSKNKSAVLVTGETEAVLIDAGFTLADGHRLVAAILDSGKKLTTVFVSHADPDFSFGLEIIADAFPNAELVATPIVIEHIQASFEGKLGAWAALGANLPTRLTPITPLAGDGIDIEGQRLELRGGSALLPDRHYLWHAESRTILGGVLVFQQEHVWTADTATPELRSAWVSLLDEMKALDPAVVVAGHRLPETPNDISAIEYTHDYLATFERLVAQSPDGAAVTAALVEHYPDSGMLIAAQIGPKVAKGEMTWG; encoded by the coding sequence ATGTCACTCACTTTCGAGGTACTCGATCTGGACTTCCCGGTCGGGTCGAAGAACAAGTCCGCTGTGCTCGTCACGGGCGAGACCGAAGCCGTTCTGATCGATGCCGGATTCACGTTGGCGGACGGCCACCGCCTCGTCGCCGCCATCCTCGACTCCGGCAAGAAGCTCACGACGGTGTTCGTCAGCCACGCCGACCCCGACTTCTCCTTCGGTCTGGAGATCATCGCTGACGCCTTCCCGAATGCCGAGCTGGTCGCGACCCCGATCGTGATCGAGCACATCCAGGCGTCGTTCGAGGGCAAGCTCGGCGCGTGGGCGGCACTCGGCGCGAACCTCCCCACGCGTCTGACGCCCATCACTCCGCTCGCCGGCGATGGCATCGACATCGAGGGTCAGCGCCTCGAGCTGCGCGGAGGATCCGCCCTGCTTCCCGACCGGCACTACCTGTGGCATGCGGAGAGCCGCACCATCCTCGGCGGTGTCCTGGTGTTCCAGCAGGAACACGTCTGGACAGCCGACACCGCCACCCCTGAGCTCCGCAGCGCCTGGGTCTCCCTCCTCGACGAGATGAAGGCCCTCGATCCGGCGGTCGTCGTCGCCGGCCACCGGCTCCCCGAGACGCCGAACGACATCAGCGCGATCGAGTACACGCATGATTACCTCGCGACGTTCGAACGCCTCGTCGCACAGTCTCCGGACGGAGCGGCGGTCACCGCGGCGCTCGTCGAGCACTACCCTGACTCGGGCATGCTGATCGCGGCTCAGATCGGGCCGAAGGTTGCGAAGGGTGAAATGACATGGGGCTGA
- a CDS encoding MarR family winged helix-turn-helix transcriptional regulator: MTADHMFHTPQEAANDPRILIFGRLIGAANRLEYILGRDLESHTGLSHTLFELLLMVGRSGDGGLPVRDIAQGRVLTSGGATRLVQRGVDQGLVARTPSETDARVQLITLTDAGRDLLLRASAIHTRNIERYIVDVLSADDAAIFARSLRTLSVNAARALPPMP; this comes from the coding sequence GTGACCGCCGACCACATGTTCCACACCCCGCAGGAAGCGGCCAACGATCCGCGAATCCTGATCTTCGGCCGGCTGATAGGTGCGGCGAACCGACTCGAGTACATCCTGGGTCGCGATCTCGAATCCCACACGGGTCTCAGCCACACCCTGTTCGAACTCCTGCTCATGGTGGGGCGCAGTGGGGACGGCGGTCTTCCGGTGCGTGACATCGCACAGGGCAGGGTTCTGACCTCCGGCGGCGCAACCCGCCTCGTCCAGCGTGGGGTGGACCAAGGACTCGTCGCCCGTACCCCGTCGGAGACGGACGCACGCGTGCAGCTGATCACGCTGACAGACGCGGGACGCGACCTCTTGCTGCGAGCGAGCGCGATCCATACCCGCAACATCGAGCGGTATATCGTCGACGTCCTCAGCGCCGACGACGCGGCGATCTTCGCCCGTTCCCTCCGCACCCTCAGCGTCAACGCTGCGCGGGCTCTGCCTCCGATGCCGTGA
- a CDS encoding ABC transporter ATP-binding protein, whose product MELTGLMKRFGEKTAVAGLDLTVPAGSFYGLVGPNGAGKTTTLSMATGLLRPDAGVARIHGVDVWAQPVEAKKLIGNLADGVRLFDRLTGEQLVTYTGMMFGLARDEVAARTADLLRIMDLGEAAGTPVVDYSAGMTKKVALACALVHAPRLLVLDEPFESVDPVSAANIEDILRGYTASGGTVIVSSHSMDLVQRMCDHVAVIAQGRLLASGTVDEVRAGATLQDRFVDLVGGRHHAEGPQWLRQS is encoded by the coding sequence ATGGAGCTCACCGGCTTGATGAAGCGGTTCGGCGAGAAGACGGCGGTCGCGGGGCTCGACCTCACCGTGCCCGCGGGGTCGTTCTACGGCCTCGTCGGCCCGAACGGCGCGGGAAAGACCACGACCCTGTCGATGGCGACGGGTCTGCTGCGCCCCGATGCGGGCGTCGCGCGCATCCACGGCGTCGACGTCTGGGCGCAGCCGGTCGAGGCCAAGAAGCTCATCGGCAACCTCGCCGACGGCGTCCGCCTGTTCGACCGCCTCACCGGCGAGCAGTTGGTCACCTACACGGGCATGATGTTCGGCCTCGCGCGCGACGAGGTCGCCGCGCGCACCGCCGATCTGCTGCGCATCATGGACCTGGGCGAGGCGGCGGGCACCCCCGTCGTCGACTACTCCGCCGGCATGACCAAGAAGGTGGCCCTCGCGTGCGCCCTCGTGCACGCGCCCCGCCTGCTCGTGCTCGACGAGCCCTTCGAATCGGTCGACCCGGTCTCGGCCGCGAACATCGAGGACATCCTGCGCGGCTACACCGCATCGGGCGGCACGGTCATCGTGTCGAGCCACTCGATGGACCTCGTGCAGCGCATGTGCGACCACGTCGCCGTCATCGCGCAGGGCCGGCTGCTGGCATCCGGAACCGTCGACGAGGTGCGCGCGGGCGCGACCCTGCAGGACCGCTTCGTCGACCTCGTCGGCGGACGCCACCACGCGGAGGGGCCCCAGTGGTTGCGACAGTCCTGA
- a CDS encoding ABC transporter permease, with translation MRALTALVGALLEAWQEVRVHRTRVLLSLIGVAVAVCSLTTVVALGAIVQQANEELSERSSGRPATLYVQAYRTDGSALDAAAMDAAWSEVVDRYQVSYASRVQSIQQLVPFSTGAAQVATQAVDQPYGEMHRVRMLEGEWFTSADAAQLAPQLIVNEVFWDRMGRPPLESHPLVALGGQGVPNAASGIPAGGVTAVVVGVTPAADYEVEPSMFMLAGQLQAMQDAATGERGSSAVAVDPYGGGAPQTQYEMWIPPELADQLTTLIKRDLAGSLGEGVEVNANRQDWAQYGDDPFLVTKMVVIGIAVLVLLLGALGLVNIALVTVKQRVREIGIRRSFGATAGRVFFAVMMESVVATVVAGAVGVAVSIIAVQSPAMRDLIGQGMVSDFPPFPVDAAITGLIAATAVGALAGLLPALVAVRVRVIDAIRY, from the coding sequence ATGCGCGCGCTGACCGCCCTCGTGGGCGCCCTGCTCGAAGCCTGGCAAGAGGTGCGGGTGCACCGCACGCGCGTGCTGCTGTCGCTCATCGGCGTCGCCGTCGCCGTCTGCTCCCTCACCACGGTGGTCGCCCTCGGCGCCATCGTGCAGCAGGCCAACGAAGAGCTCAGCGAGCGCTCGAGCGGCCGGCCGGCCACCCTGTACGTCCAGGCGTATCGCACCGACGGGTCCGCCCTCGACGCGGCGGCGATGGACGCCGCCTGGTCGGAGGTCGTCGACCGCTACCAGGTGTCGTACGCCAGCCGCGTGCAGAGCATCCAGCAGCTCGTGCCCTTCTCGACCGGTGCCGCGCAGGTCGCGACGCAGGCTGTTGATCAGCCCTACGGCGAGATGCACCGCGTGCGCATGCTCGAGGGCGAGTGGTTCACGTCGGCGGATGCCGCTCAGCTGGCCCCGCAGCTCATCGTCAACGAGGTCTTCTGGGACCGCATGGGACGCCCGCCCCTCGAGAGCCACCCCCTCGTGGCTCTAGGCGGTCAAGGCGTGCCGAACGCCGCATCCGGGATCCCCGCGGGCGGGGTGACCGCCGTCGTCGTCGGCGTCACCCCGGCGGCGGACTACGAGGTGGAGCCCTCGATGTTCATGCTCGCCGGGCAACTGCAGGCGATGCAGGACGCCGCGACCGGGGAGCGCGGATCGTCGGCCGTCGCCGTCGATCCGTACGGCGGCGGAGCCCCGCAGACGCAGTACGAGATGTGGATCCCCCCGGAGCTCGCCGACCAGCTGACGACCCTCATCAAGCGCGACCTCGCGGGCTCCCTCGGCGAGGGAGTCGAGGTCAACGCCAACCGTCAGGACTGGGCGCAGTACGGTGACGATCCGTTCCTCGTGACCAAGATGGTGGTCATCGGCATCGCGGTGCTCGTGCTGCTGCTCGGCGCCCTGGGTCTGGTGAACATCGCGCTCGTGACGGTGAAGCAGCGCGTGCGCGAGATCGGCATCCGACGCAGCTTCGGTGCGACGGCCGGTCGCGTGTTCTTCGCGGTCATGATGGAGAGCGTCGTCGCCACCGTGGTCGCCGGCGCCGTGGGGGTCGCGGTGTCGATCATCGCCGTGCAGTCCCCCGCGATGCGCGATCTCATCGGACAGGGCATGGTCAGCGATTTCCCGCCGTTCCCCGTGGATGCCGCGATCACCGGCCTCATCGCCGCCACCGCCGTGGGGGCCCTCGCGGGGCTGCTGCCCGCGCTGGTGGCGGTGCGGGTGCGGGTGATCGACGCGATCCGCTACTGA
- a CDS encoding ABC transporter ATP-binding protein, protein MSLLALREVTRTVIPQDQPALTILSGVDLTIEPGDHVSIVGRSGSGKSTLLNLLGLLDQPTSGEITFDDKPVRALSAARRDRLRGAAIGFVFQQFNLLPGRTALENVTMPLLYSTGRTFWRRKRIAAEMLELVGLEHRLNSMPDRLSGGEQQRVAIARSLVRGPRLILADEPTGALDLDTGQSVMELIDDVATRTGAAQVVITHDPMIARRARRHFRLDRGILTPVDDPTLEPLTRRDRKEMAPGAGAAALVLADPAVAHAGDGAAPTDSDALADLGFAPDAPLRVEPSAPPVATASGDASEKEDA, encoded by the coding sequence ATGAGCCTGCTCGCGCTGCGCGAGGTCACCCGCACGGTGATCCCGCAGGATCAGCCCGCCCTGACGATCCTGTCGGGCGTCGATCTGACCATCGAGCCCGGCGACCACGTGTCGATCGTCGGTCGCTCCGGGTCGGGCAAGTCGACGCTCCTGAACCTGCTCGGTCTGCTCGACCAGCCCACCAGCGGTGAGATCACCTTCGACGACAAGCCCGTCCGCGCTCTATCGGCGGCGCGACGCGACCGACTGCGCGGGGCCGCGATCGGCTTCGTCTTCCAGCAGTTCAACCTGCTGCCCGGCCGCACGGCGCTCGAGAACGTGACCATGCCGCTGCTGTACTCGACCGGCCGCACGTTCTGGCGTCGCAAGAGGATCGCCGCCGAGATGCTCGAGCTCGTCGGGCTCGAGCACCGGCTCAACAGCATGCCCGACCGCCTGTCGGGCGGAGAACAGCAGCGCGTCGCGATCGCCCGCTCGCTCGTGCGCGGGCCGCGCCTCATCCTTGCGGACGAACCTACCGGGGCTCTCGACCTCGACACCGGGCAGAGCGTGATGGAACTCATCGACGACGTCGCCACCCGGACGGGCGCCGCGCAGGTCGTCATCACCCACGACCCGATGATCGCGCGGCGCGCCCGTCGGCACTTCCGCCTCGATCGCGGCATCCTCACCCCCGTCGACGACCCGACTCTCGAGCCGCTGACGCGCCGCGACCGCAAAGAGATGGCGCCCGGTGCGGGTGCCGCGGCCCTCGTCCTCGCCGACCCGGCGGTCGCGCACGCCGGCGACGGGGCGGCCCCGACCGACTCCGACGCCCTCGCCGACCTGGGGTTCGCGCCCGATGCGCCCCTCCGCGTCGAGCCCTCCGCCCCGCCCGTCGCCACGGCATCCGGTGACGCGTCCGAGAAGGAAGACGCCTGA
- a CDS encoding efflux RND transporter periplasmic adaptor subunit, with translation MGIARTWVFPILRILLVAILAVALVKLAFFPDRPADAAPAEPTGAIVEPRVVAALGTITNDVVMKATVSADAAVPLKSTAAGTVNKIFIAQGAQVNAGDVVFDVKVPIERDPADSVDAEGKPKPAIFRWENVTAPAGGTLSALSVISGQEVTIGAVAGNVAPPSYSVSGTLEPAQQYRLLNRPTEATVTITGGPAAFTCGNLRITTPLAGSGGGESSTSGTEGAAAGTGASGASTTATCGVPGEVTVFSGLAAEMTIAGGRAENVLLVPTTAVRGAAQSGTVWVSAADGSTEERAVALGLTDGTQVQITQGLAEGEEILEFAPGALAAGNEGCTTYPDGSMFCEPAPAG, from the coding sequence ATGGGGATCGCACGCACGTGGGTCTTTCCGATTCTGCGCATCCTTCTCGTGGCGATCCTCGCGGTCGCCCTCGTGAAGCTGGCGTTCTTCCCGGATCGGCCCGCCGACGCGGCCCCGGCCGAACCGACCGGCGCGATCGTCGAGCCCCGCGTGGTCGCCGCCCTCGGCACGATCACGAACGACGTCGTCATGAAGGCGACCGTCTCAGCCGACGCGGCCGTGCCGCTGAAGTCCACCGCCGCCGGAACGGTGAACAAGATCTTCATCGCCCAGGGGGCGCAGGTCAACGCCGGCGACGTGGTCTTCGACGTCAAGGTGCCGATCGAGCGCGACCCCGCCGACAGCGTGGACGCCGAGGGCAAGCCCAAGCCGGCCATCTTCCGGTGGGAGAACGTCACGGCGCCCGCCGGCGGCACCCTCAGCGCCCTCAGCGTCATCTCGGGCCAAGAGGTGACGATCGGCGCGGTCGCGGGCAACGTCGCACCGCCGAGCTACTCGGTGTCGGGCACCCTGGAGCCCGCCCAGCAGTACCGGCTGCTCAACCGTCCCACCGAGGCCACCGTCACGATCACCGGGGGGCCCGCCGCCTTCACGTGCGGCAACCTGCGCATCACGACCCCGCTCGCCGGCAGCGGCGGCGGCGAGTCCTCGACGTCGGGGACCGAGGGCGCGGCGGCCGGCACGGGCGCCTCGGGCGCCTCGACGACCGCGACCTGCGGGGTTCCGGGCGAGGTGACGGTGTTCTCGGGGCTCGCGGCCGAGATGACCATCGCGGGCGGCCGCGCCGAGAACGTGCTGCTGGTGCCCACGACCGCCGTGCGGGGTGCGGCGCAGAGCGGCACGGTCTGGGTGAGCGCCGCCGATGGCAGCACCGAAGAACGCGCCGTCGCCCTCGGACTCACCGACGGCACCCAGGTGCAGATCACCCAGGGTCTCGCCGAGGGCGAGGAGATCCTCGAGTTCGCGCCCGGTGCCCTCGCCGCCGGGAACGAGGGGTGTACCACCTACCCCGACGGCTCGATGTTCTGCGAACCGGCGCCGGCCGGATGA
- a CDS encoding amino acid permease, whose protein sequence is MSLFRTKSVEQSIADTDEPEFRLKKSLTAVDLTVFGVGVVIGAGIFTLTGRVAHDVAGPAVVISFIVAAIACGLAAMCYAEFASTVPVSGSAYTFSYASLGELFAWIIGWDLILEMFLGASVVAQGWSAYLGTFLQQIGITLPAELSYGGVVDLPAILLVIVLGGLMTLGIKESLRVNMVLVAVKLFIVLFVIIAGIMFINPANYSPFVPESVPTESASGLTQPLLQFLSGLEPATFGVGGILAGAALVFFAYIGFDVVATTAEETKRPQRDLPIGIIASLVICTILYCAVAIVVTGMVPYDQLNPAAALANAFAFHGQTWMATVIAAGAVAGLTTVVLTLMIGATRIIFAMSRDRLLPGTLAKVHPRFRTPWVISVIVTAIVAVVAGFTPIGVLEEMVNIGTLSAFVLVSVGVIVLRRNRPDLKRGFRVPFNPVLPILSALICTYLMLNLSVETWLRFLIWLAIGFAIYFAYSRRHSRLATGAPLDPSKPRVVSPPKE, encoded by the coding sequence GTGAGCCTTTTCCGTACGAAATCGGTGGAGCAGTCCATCGCCGATACCGACGAGCCCGAGTTCCGGCTGAAGAAGTCCCTGACCGCGGTCGACCTCACCGTGTTCGGCGTGGGCGTCGTGATCGGCGCCGGCATCTTCACCCTCACCGGTCGCGTCGCGCACGACGTCGCCGGCCCCGCCGTGGTCATCAGCTTCATCGTCGCCGCGATCGCCTGCGGCCTGGCGGCCATGTGCTACGCCGAGTTCGCCTCGACGGTGCCGGTCTCGGGATCGGCCTACACATTCTCGTACGCCTCGCTGGGCGAGCTGTTCGCCTGGATCATCGGCTGGGACCTCATCCTCGAGATGTTCCTCGGAGCGAGCGTCGTCGCGCAGGGCTGGAGCGCCTACCTCGGCACCTTCCTGCAGCAGATTGGCATCACGCTGCCGGCGGAGCTCTCGTACGGCGGTGTCGTCGACCTGCCCGCGATCCTGCTCGTCATCGTCTTGGGCGGTCTGATGACCCTCGGCATCAAGGAGTCACTCCGCGTCAACATGGTGCTGGTCGCGGTCAAGCTGTTCATCGTGCTGTTCGTGATCATCGCGGGCATCATGTTCATCAACCCCGCCAACTACAGCCCCTTCGTGCCGGAATCGGTCCCGACCGAGTCGGCGTCGGGCCTCACGCAGCCGCTGCTGCAGTTCCTCTCGGGTCTGGAGCCCGCCACGTTCGGCGTCGGCGGCATCTTGGCGGGTGCGGCCCTGGTGTTCTTCGCCTACATCGGCTTCGACGTCGTCGCCACCACCGCCGAAGAGACCAAGCGGCCCCAGCGCGACCTGCCGATCGGCATCATCGCGTCGCTGGTGATCTGCACGATCCTCTACTGCGCCGTCGCGATCGTCGTCACCGGCATGGTGCCCTACGACCAGCTCAACCCGGCAGCGGCCCTGGCCAACGCCTTCGCATTCCACGGACAGACGTGGATGGCCACCGTGATCGCTGCGGGAGCCGTCGCGGGTCTCACCACCGTGGTGCTGACGCTGATGATCGGCGCGACCCGCATCATCTTCGCGATGTCGCGCGACCGCCTGCTGCCCGGCACACTGGCGAAGGTTCACCCCCGCTTCCGTACGCCGTGGGTGATTTCCGTCATCGTCACGGCCATCGTCGCGGTGGTCGCCGGGTTCACTCCCATCGGCGTCCTCGAAGAGATGGTGAACATCGGCACCCTGTCGGCGTTCGTGCTCGTGTCTGTCGGCGTCATCGTGCTGCGCCGCAACCGTCCCGACCTCAAGCGCGGTTTCCGTGTGCCGTTCAACCCCGTGCTCCCGATCCTCTCGGCGCTCATCTGCACGTACCTCATGCTCAACCTCTCGGTCGAGACCTGGCTGCGCTTCCTCATCTGGCTGGCCATCGGGTTCGCGATCTACTTCGCGTACTCGCGCCGTCATTCGCGCCTGGCGACGGGCGCTCCCCTCGACCCGTCGAAGCCCCGCGTGGTCTCGCCGCCGAAGGAGTAA
- a CDS encoding Lsr2 family protein — MLPLSRVVLGERTPPTESSTVFAVAPSVPAGTPEGVARRARGEKYRECGCKVFRIMALKHITHLVDDLDGSVLEEGQGKQITFSLEGRTYEIDLSDRNADKFYSAIAPFVDAARSASRGASTTRRTRPARRANDVDLGAVREWARANGHTVSDRGRVPATVLDAYTEAHS; from the coding sequence GTGCTTCCTCTGTCTCGGGTGGTGCTCGGGGAGCGAACACCACCCACGGAGAGTAGTACCGTCTTCGCCGTTGCGCCTAGCGTCCCCGCGGGAACGCCGGAGGGTGTAGCACGTCGCGCGCGCGGTGAGAAATACAGGGAATGCGGGTGTAAAGTTTTTCGTATTATGGCTCTCAAGCACATCACGCACCTCGTCGACGATCTCGACGGTTCCGTCCTCGAAGAAGGACAGGGAAAGCAGATCACTTTCTCTCTCGAAGGTCGTACGTACGAAATCGACCTCTCCGACCGCAATGCCGACAAGTTCTATTCGGCGATCGCTCCTTTCGTCGACGCCGCGCGTTCGGCATCGCGAGGCGCGTCGACCACGCGTCGCACGCGTCCGGCCCGCCGCGCGAACGACGTCGATCTCGGTGCCGTTCGTGAATGGGCGCGCGCGAACGGACACACCGTGAGCGACCGCGGCCGTGTTCCCGCGACGGTTCTCGACGCCTACACGGAAGCCCATTCCTGA
- a CDS encoding acetolactate decarboxylase, with translation MTSAGSASRTAPIASTSVTQFAVLDALLGGVYSSGIAVPDVRLLGDTGIGCCEGLGGEVVVLDGQLFECTTDGPPRLMDDSEVLPFVDVCTLADAATAEVEGLDLDGIGDAVDARLASRNLFHVVRLDGVVSRVKTRVTRRQEAPFRPLAEVAAEQIETVTVDRAGSLVGFWMPRIYQGITVAGLHLHFLSDDRLVGGHVLEVQLDSARLRVAAFARFTLQLPQDAQFLGTELTHDDDHRIVAVEGGPLTSSTR, from the coding sequence TTGACCTCGGCCGGATCCGCCTCGAGGACGGCGCCGATCGCGTCGACGTCGGTCACGCAATTCGCCGTTCTCGATGCGCTTCTGGGCGGCGTCTATTCGTCGGGCATCGCCGTTCCCGACGTGCGCCTTCTCGGCGACACCGGGATCGGCTGCTGCGAAGGCCTCGGCGGTGAGGTCGTCGTTCTCGACGGACAGCTCTTCGAGTGCACGACCGACGGCCCGCCCCGGCTGATGGACGACAGTGAGGTGCTGCCGTTCGTCGACGTCTGCACCCTGGCGGACGCGGCGACCGCGGAGGTCGAGGGCCTCGATCTCGACGGGATCGGCGACGCGGTCGACGCACGGCTCGCGAGCCGCAACCTGTTCCACGTCGTTCGCCTCGACGGAGTCGTCTCCCGCGTGAAGACGCGCGTCACGCGGCGGCAGGAGGCGCCCTTCCGGCCGCTCGCCGAGGTGGCGGCGGAGCAGATCGAGACCGTGACCGTGGACCGCGCCGGCTCGCTCGTGGGCTTCTGGATGCCCCGCATCTATCAGGGCATCACGGTGGCGGGTCTGCACCTGCATTTCCTCAGCGACGACCGGCTCGTCGGCGGCCACGTTCTCGAGGTGCAGCTGGATTCGGCCCGTCTGCGCGTGGCCGCGTTTGCCCGATTCACGTTGCAGTTGCCGCAGGATGCGCAATTCCTCGGTACCGAGCTGACGCACGACGACGACCATCGCATCGTGGCCGTCGAGGGTGGTCCGCTCACTTCATCGACCCGATGA
- a CDS encoding Lsr2 family protein produces MAKKQITQLIDDLDGTVLDDGDTVRFSLDGRAYELDLSAENAQTLRDAFAPFIAAGRSVGSPSPSGRRVTRGRATSSRDLVDVRTWAAKNGHDINARGRISTTILEAYDAAH; encoded by the coding sequence ATGGCTAAAAAGCAGATCACCCAGTTGATCGACGATCTCGACGGCACGGTTCTCGACGACGGGGACACGGTTCGTTTCTCCCTCGACGGCCGGGCTTACGAACTCGACCTTTCCGCTGAGAACGCACAGACCCTCCGTGACGCTTTTGCGCCTTTCATCGCCGCGGGTCGTTCCGTCGGGTCGCCGTCGCCGAGTGGCCGCCGTGTTACCCGCGGACGGGCGACATCGTCACGGGATCTCGTCGACGTGCGCACCTGGGCCGCAAAGAACGGCCACGACATCAATGCGCGCGGGCGCATCTCGACGACAATTCTCGAGGCCTACGACGCCGCGCACTGA
- a CDS encoding Glu/Leu/Phe/Val dehydrogenase family protein: MTHALPLPDFTHERVEVITGRRSGLLVAVALHSSVLGSALGGARLWTYPSWTDAVGDALRLSAAMTLKNAAAGLDAGGGKSVIGLPEGTVLDTDRRRAAFLDLGDAVESFDGLYRTAEDVGSTTEDMLTVSERTAHVVGLPDSVGGSGEPAGPTSSGVYASLIATLERAVGAGDVAGRRITIAGLGQVGGRLAQRLASEHAALTVTDVDPAKRARAAELGAAWVEPGEAHLVPADVFVPAGIGGVLTDDVIDALDARAVCGPANNPLAERAGAERLSRRGILYAPDFVVNAGGVIYLDLVAKRRGTLDEIMGRVAGIGDTLRRVFDEAETRGVTPLAAAEGLAAERLSVGAGAVTPV; this comes from the coding sequence ATGACCCACGCCCTCCCCCTGCCCGATTTCACGCACGAACGCGTGGAGGTGATCACGGGGCGGCGGAGCGGTCTGCTCGTCGCCGTCGCCCTCCACTCCTCGGTTCTCGGCTCCGCCCTCGGCGGCGCGCGACTGTGGACCTACCCGTCGTGGACCGACGCGGTCGGTGACGCGCTGCGCCTGTCGGCCGCCATGACGCTGAAGAACGCGGCCGCCGGTCTCGACGCCGGCGGGGGTAAGTCGGTGATCGGCCTTCCCGAGGGGACGGTGCTCGACACCGACCGGCGCCGTGCCGCCTTCCTCGACCTGGGTGACGCCGTCGAGAGCTTCGACGGGCTGTACCGCACCGCCGAGGACGTGGGATCCACGACCGAAGACATGCTCACCGTCAGCGAGCGCACCGCGCACGTGGTGGGTCTCCCCGACTCCGTCGGAGGCTCCGGCGAACCCGCCGGCCCCACGAGCTCGGGTGTCTACGCCTCGCTCATCGCCACCCTGGAGCGTGCGGTGGGCGCCGGCGACGTCGCGGGACGCCGCATCACGATCGCCGGCCTCGGCCAGGTCGGCGGCCGACTGGCCCAACGCCTGGCGTCGGAGCACGCCGCCCTGACCGTCACCGACGTCGATCCCGCCAAGCGCGCCCGGGCAGCCGAGCTCGGTGCCGCCTGGGTCGAGCCGGGCGAGGCGCACCTGGTTCCGGCCGACGTGTTCGTGCCGGCCGGCATCGGTGGAGTGCTCACCGACGACGTCATCGACGCGCTCGACGCGCGCGCGGTGTGCGGTCCGGCGAACAACCCGCTGGCCGAGCGCGCGGGGGCGGAGCGGTTGTCCCGCCGCGGGATCCTCTACGCCCCCGACTTCGTCGTGAACGCGGGCGGCGTGATCTACCTCGACCTCGTGGCCAAGCGACGCGGCACCCTCGACGAGATCATGGGGCGCGTCGCCGGCATCGGCGACACCCTCCGCCGCGTCTTCGACGAGGCCGAGACCCGCGGGGTGACCCCTCTGGCCGCCGCCGAGGGTCTGGCCGCCGAACGACTTTCCGTCGGAGCGGGCGCCGTCACCCCCGTGTGA
- a CDS encoding YbaK/EbsC family protein, which produces MNHALPARSRLVAASLEAAGIEGAIIVLPDAASTAALAAAALDIEVGAIANSLVFWSDDEPLLVMTSGAHRVDTSALAERLGRGSIRRATPDQVLAATGQPIGGVAPTGHPAPLTTIVDEALAEFAEIWAAGGTPHTVFPLTFDELVRLTGGTVTRVA; this is translated from the coding sequence ATGAACCACGCCCTTCCCGCTCGCAGCCGTCTCGTCGCCGCCTCGCTCGAGGCCGCGGGCATCGAGGGGGCGATCATCGTGCTTCCGGATGCCGCCTCCACAGCCGCGCTCGCGGCGGCGGCGCTCGACATCGAGGTGGGGGCGATCGCCAACAGCCTCGTGTTCTGGAGCGACGACGAGCCGCTGCTGGTGATGACGAGCGGCGCGCACCGCGTGGACACGTCGGCGCTGGCGGAGCGGCTCGGGCGCGGGAGCATCCGCCGGGCGACGCCCGATCAGGTGCTCGCGGCCACGGGGCAGCCCATCGGGGGCGTCGCCCCCACCGGGCACCCGGCCCCGCTGACGACGATCGTCGATGAGGCGCTCGCGGAGTTCGCCGAGATCTGGGCGGCGGGCGGCACCCCGCACACGGTGTTCCCCCTGACGTTCGACGAGCTGGTTCGACTCACCGGCGGCACGGTGACGCGGGTCGCCTGA